From a region of the Leptospirales bacterium genome:
- a CDS encoding Spy/CpxP family protein refolding chaperone produces the protein MSTKHIVAGLLISGMTLGSVAGLAADPNRRPTREEHHGRPEHHGPQGPDLNRLAARLHLTAEQKQRAEQIRDRFRTQSQTQLAAMRPLRDQLRGMLQADQVNLEAVRAKLQELGAIHVELRMLHIQERLEFEALLTPQQRQQLRAMRPEHPGRSDDDGPGPGPDEDPM, from the coding sequence ATGAGTACAAAGCATATCGTAGCCGGCCTGTTGATCTCCGGAATGACTCTGGGAAGCGTAGCGGGACTGGCCGCCGATCCAAATCGACGGCCGACGCGCGAGGAGCATCACGGCAGGCCGGAGCATCATGGTCCGCAAGGTCCGGATCTCAATCGACTGGCGGCGCGCCTGCACCTGACAGCCGAGCAGAAACAAAGGGCGGAACAAATCCGCGACCGTTTTCGTACACAGTCGCAAACGCAACTGGCAGCGATGCGGCCGCTGCGCGATCAGTTGCGCGGAATGCTGCAGGCCGATCAGGTCAACCTGGAGGCGGTACGCGCCAAACTGCAGGAGCTGGGCGCCATCCACGTAGAGTTGCGCATGCTGCACATCCAGGAGCGCCTGGAATTCGAGGCGCTGCTCACGCCACAACAGCGCCAGCAATTGCGCGCTATGCGACCCGAGCATCCAGGTCGCAGCGACGATGACGGTCCCGGACCGGGACCGGATGAAGATCCAATGTGA
- a CDS encoding RNA polymerase sigma factor: MKIQCEAVLVTEAQLAEIIHETRATVFQSIRRHLPADLGHAVEDVVQETYLRFYLHFQHRSLPEGDGRQRWLYVAARNESRKAARSARRRTRLILAAAQTAQSELSSELERRDDPLDGNAENLRSRLEVQTAVLPPHFRQPMQLRLQGLSLKDIARRLSLAAGTVKSRLARGRELLAREQANTGRK, translated from the coding sequence ATGAAGATCCAATGTGAGGCCGTCCTGGTGACCGAAGCGCAACTCGCAGAAATCATCCACGAAACCAGAGCAACGGTTTTCCAGTCGATCCGCCGGCATTTGCCGGCGGATCTTGGACATGCGGTGGAGGACGTTGTGCAAGAAACCTACCTTCGATTTTACCTCCACTTCCAGCATCGCAGTCTGCCGGAGGGCGACGGCAGGCAACGCTGGCTCTACGTCGCGGCGCGCAATGAAAGTCGCAAAGCGGCGCGCAGCGCCAGGCGTCGCACGCGGCTGATTCTTGCAGCAGCTCAAACGGCGCAGTCAGAGCTATCTTCGGAATTGGAGAGGCGCGATGACCCGCTGGACGGGAATGCCGAGAATTTGCGCAGCAGACTGGAGGTGCAGACCGCCGTTTTGCCGCCACATTTTCGCCAGCCTATGCAGCTGCGACTTCAGGGTCTCAGTCTGAAGGACATTGCCCGACGGCTGTCCCTGGCGGCAGGAACGGTAAAGTCCAGATTGGCCCGCGGACGAGAGCTTCTGGCGCGCGAGCAGGCCAACACCGGGAGGAAATGA
- the dnaX gene encoding DNA polymerase III subunit gamma/tau, whose amino-acid sequence MAKPAALAAAFKTVDRALTPGCADAVESAAEHRVLARKYRPQKFGEVVEQETTVRALQNALAHGRLGSAYLFFGARGVGKTTIARILAKRVNCSNVQDGEPCDRCESCLSILNGSALDVIEIDAASNRGIHNIRELRENVRFQPMAAKKKVYIIDEVHMLTTESFNALLKTLEEPPAHALFILATTELNKIPETILSRCQVFNFRKAPLRVIQEHLRQLCAREKIQAEDEALFWIARRGDGSFRDSLSFLEQAMVYCGAEISAEKVKTLIGHTPNELFVALTSSLLDPSAAADQVVRPVHEVFSAGGDLSRFIWEYLDFLRVALYLRRGVDDAEFLGAPQSELKRIQEGLDGVDPQQLARVFDRIYGLLTRSFALRLRNSYETRVLIEMELLEIRELLLRPSISGVIQKLNQMSAAIQQEVSGKATAPRSSETPAAAAPIAAATQTEDSAQYSAEYALMQQFRGVVVDPAEAPRLESDP is encoded by the coding sequence TTGGCAAAGCCTGCGGCGCTCGCTGCAGCGTTCAAAACCGTTGACCGCGCTCTCACGCCAGGTTGTGCTGACGCTGTGGAGAGTGCAGCCGAGCATCGGGTCCTGGCCCGCAAGTATCGCCCGCAGAAGTTCGGCGAAGTGGTCGAGCAGGAGACGACGGTGCGCGCTTTGCAAAACGCTCTGGCGCACGGGCGACTGGGATCGGCCTATTTGTTTTTTGGCGCGCGCGGCGTCGGCAAGACCACTATTGCGCGCATTCTGGCCAAGCGCGTCAATTGCAGCAATGTTCAGGACGGCGAACCCTGCGACCGCTGCGAATCTTGCCTGTCAATTTTGAACGGCTCGGCGCTGGACGTCATCGAAATCGACGCCGCTTCCAATCGCGGCATTCACAACATACGCGAGCTGCGCGAGAATGTACGCTTTCAGCCAATGGCCGCCAAAAAGAAAGTCTACATCATCGACGAAGTACACATGCTCACCACGGAGTCTTTCAATGCCCTGTTGAAGACGCTGGAAGAGCCGCCGGCGCATGCCCTGTTTATTCTGGCGACAACTGAACTGAACAAGATTCCGGAGACGATCCTCTCGCGCTGCCAGGTATTCAATTTCCGCAAAGCGCCCTTGCGCGTCATCCAGGAGCACCTGCGGCAGCTCTGCGCGCGCGAAAAAATTCAGGCGGAGGATGAAGCGCTGTTCTGGATTGCTCGACGCGGCGACGGTTCCTTTCGCGACAGTCTGTCCTTTCTTGAGCAGGCCATGGTCTACTGTGGCGCAGAGATCAGCGCCGAAAAGGTCAAGACGCTGATCGGTCACACGCCCAATGAGCTATTTGTTGCGCTGACTTCCAGCCTGCTGGATCCTTCGGCCGCGGCCGACCAGGTCGTACGGCCGGTGCACGAGGTGTTCTCCGCCGGCGGCGATCTCAGTCGCTTCATATGGGAGTACCTTGATTTTCTGCGCGTTGCTCTGTACTTGCGACGCGGAGTGGATGACGCCGAATTCCTGGGCGCGCCGCAAAGCGAGCTCAAGCGCATCCAGGAGGGCCTCGACGGCGTCGATCCGCAGCAACTGGCGCGCGTATTTGACCGCATCTATGGTCTTTTGACGCGCAGCTTTGCCCTGCGTCTGCGCAACTCCTACGAAACGCGAGTGTTGATTGAAATGGAGCTGCTGGAAATTCGAGAACTACTGCTGCGGCCAAGCATCAGCGGGGTGATTCAGAAGCTCAACCAGATGAGCGCCGCCATCCAGCAGGAAGTCAGTGGCAAAGCAACGGCGCCGCGGTCGAGCGAGACGCCCGCCGCTGCCGCGCCAATAGCCGCCGCGACGCAGACAGAGGACTCCGCGCAATACTCGGCAGAGTATGCATTGATGCAGCAGTTCCGCGGCGTGGTAGTGGATCCGGCGGAGGCGCCGCGACTGGAGAGCGATCCATGA
- the dcm gene encoding DNA (cytosine-5-)-methyltransferase codes for MKNRDPLRLQRDQKFAGRLRTQTDIRFRVSAPQSPLSFIDLFAGIGGFRLAFERFQLRCAFSSEWDRFARRTYSANFGEEPAGDIRAIAAEALPPFDILAAGFPCQAFSIAGVSKKNALGRAHGFLDETQGTLFFEVARILRDRRPMAFLLENVKNLVFHDGGRTFEVIRRSLADELGYHVDYRIINAAHVLPQNRERIFIVGFREKGPAQVFKFPDFKGLPTPRIGDLLEHNVDSRYYLSDRLWKYLQEYREKHRQAGHGFGFGLVEPDSITRTLSARYYKDGSEILIQDDPARNPRRLTPRECARLMGFPDSYKIPVSDTQAYKQFGNSVAVPVATAVAASMLAALAQANLSDSGLAPQAGAARPAAAKAAAAKTAAKGGRKIA; via the coding sequence ATGAAAAACAGGGACCCGCTTCGTTTGCAGCGCGATCAGAAATTTGCAGGCCGTCTTCGCACTCAGACCGACATTAGATTCAGAGTGAGCGCCCCGCAGTCCCCCCTATCCTTCATTGATCTTTTTGCCGGAATTGGAGGCTTTCGATTGGCCTTCGAACGCTTCCAGCTTCGCTGCGCGTTTTCCAGCGAATGGGATCGATTTGCCAGGCGAACCTATTCGGCAAACTTTGGCGAAGAGCCGGCCGGCGATATCCGCGCCATTGCCGCCGAGGCGCTGCCGCCCTTTGATATTCTGGCCGCCGGCTTTCCCTGCCAGGCCTTCAGCATTGCCGGCGTATCCAAGAAGAACGCTCTGGGACGCGCCCACGGCTTTCTTGATGAGACACAGGGCACGCTGTTTTTCGAGGTGGCGCGCATTCTGCGCGACCGTCGACCGATGGCCTTCCTTCTCGAAAACGTCAAGAACCTGGTTTTCCATGACGGCGGCCGCACCTTCGAGGTGATCCGACGTTCGCTGGCCGACGAGCTTGGCTACCATGTAGATTATCGCATCATCAACGCCGCTCATGTTCTGCCGCAGAATCGCGAGCGGATCTTCATTGTCGGCTTCCGCGAAAAGGGACCGGCGCAGGTCTTCAAGTTCCCGGACTTCAAGGGGCTGCCCACGCCGCGCATTGGCGACTTGCTGGAGCACAATGTAGACAGCCGCTACTACCTGTCTGATCGGTTGTGGAAGTATTTGCAAGAGTATCGCGAGAAGCACCGTCAGGCCGGCCACGGCTTTGGCTTTGGTCTGGTCGAACCGGACAGCATCACGCGCACGCTCTCCGCGCGGTATTACAAAGACGGATCGGAGATTCTGATTCAGGACGATCCGGCGCGCAATCCGCGTCGTCTTACGCCGCGCGAGTGTGCGCGCTTGATGGGCTTTCCTGATAGCTACAAAATTCCCGTCTCCGATACCCAGGCCTACAAGCAGTTTGGCAACTCCGTTGCTGTGCCTGTGGCTACAGCGGTGGCCGCTTCGATGCTGGCGGCCCTCGCGCAGGCAAATCTTTCGGACAGCGGACTTGCGCCGCAGGCCGGGGCTGCGCGTCCCGCTGCAGCAAAAGCAGCGGCTGCAAAAACCGCGGCAAAAGGCGGTCGCAAGATCGCCTGA
- the pth gene encoding aminoacyl-tRNA hydrolase — MSGKPLLIAGLGNPGSRYARTRHNIGFRAVDRLAESLGATVDQKKWKSLYVVARWRGVDLERDLVLIKPQDFMNNSGECIAPAMKFYKVAPAQMLALHDESELPFGEMRFKLGGGHKGHNGLRDIIDQGGSADFHRLRLGVGRPEDRGLADYLLAKFSDEQESALPEMLDRALKMIELWIAEQAP; from the coding sequence GTGAGCGGCAAACCGCTGCTGATTGCGGGTCTCGGTAATCCCGGCAGTCGCTACGCCAGGACGCGGCACAACATCGGCTTTCGCGCCGTGGACCGATTGGCGGAGTCGTTGGGCGCAACGGTCGACCAAAAAAAGTGGAAATCGCTGTACGTCGTGGCCCGCTGGCGAGGCGTAGATCTTGAGCGCGACCTGGTGCTGATCAAGCCCCAGGATTTCATGAACAACAGCGGCGAGTGTATCGCGCCGGCGATGAAGTTCTACAAGGTCGCGCCAGCGCAAATGCTCGCGCTGCATGATGAAAGCGAGCTGCCCTTTGGCGAAATGCGCTTCAAGCTGGGCGGCGGTCACAAGGGCCACAACGGACTGCGAGATATTATCGATCAAGGCGGCAGCGCCGATTTTCATCGGCTGCGCCTGGGCGTAGGTCGACCTGAAGATCGCGGCCTGGCCGACTACTTGCTGGCAAAGTTCAGCGATGAACAGGAGTCGGCGCTGCCAGAGATGTTAGATCGCGCTCTGAAAATGATCGAACTGTGGATTGCGGAGCAAGCGCCATGA
- a CDS encoding YbaB/EbfC family nucleoid-associated protein yields MSQMDFTKIWESMGQMRSQVEQIKARVDRMQIVGEAGAGMVRVTVNGEGKALKIEIDPVLLSASEKPMLEELIVSAINDAAARARETLSNELRHVAGGAGIPGLEKLFGL; encoded by the coding sequence ATGAGTCAGATGGATTTTACGAAGATCTGGGAGAGCATGGGTCAGATGCGCTCGCAGGTGGAACAGATCAAGGCCCGTGTCGATCGCATGCAGATTGTGGGCGAGGCTGGCGCCGGCATGGTGCGCGTCACAGTCAACGGCGAGGGCAAGGCCTTGAAGATCGAGATCGACCCTGTACTGCTTTCCGCTTCTGAAAAGCCAATGCTGGAAGAATTGATTGTCTCCGCCATCAATGATGCTGCAGCGCGCGCCCGGGAAACCCTGAGCAACGAGCTGCGCCACGTGGCTGGCGGCGCAGGCATTCCCGGCCTGGAGAAGCTCTTCGGTCTCTAA
- a CDS encoding SH3 domain-containing protein, with product MHSRQALLAIIFAVIACKAESAPRELEVTAQSGLRLRAQPSLSAPAVALAPSGSHLQWLEDGSERVVIDGIDGRWQKVRWQNGPRLIDGWAFSGYLKAIDGLTASSRQPSSSNDRVIAPGGDFYYILSRSSAQPVSGEACAEGYSGGDCVLQVYRKNGSLAAKVEAVGPFGWFDRRRIWIHSYIGDCGGGSIGWELLDAASGSRERVYSHSNTEPCGDDELTGEEHRVCLRDACLDISVSQKPVQTEIKIQGTPVVRDAGEGRLEIQAPLDAAHLPARLPDRLLIVLNGRSHSFVYENGSLRAVP from the coding sequence ATGCACAGTCGCCAGGCGCTCCTTGCAATCATCTTCGCTGTCATCGCCTGCAAAGCAGAAAGCGCGCCGCGCGAGCTGGAAGTGACTGCACAGTCCGGACTGCGCCTGCGAGCTCAGCCTTCGCTCAGCGCGCCGGCGGTCGCTCTGGCGCCGTCCGGTTCGCACTTGCAATGGCTGGAAGACGGGTCGGAGCGCGTTGTGATTGATGGCATCGACGGTCGCTGGCAAAAGGTGCGCTGGCAGAATGGTCCGCGTCTGATTGACGGCTGGGCCTTTTCCGGCTATCTGAAAGCGATCGATGGATTAACTGCCAGCAGCAGGCAGCCTTCCTCCAGCAACGACCGAGTGATTGCGCCGGGCGGAGACTTTTATTACATTCTCTCGCGCTCGTCTGCACAGCCTGTTAGCGGCGAGGCCTGCGCCGAGGGCTACAGTGGCGGGGATTGTGTGCTTCAGGTATATCGAAAAAATGGCAGCCTTGCGGCAAAGGTTGAGGCCGTGGGCCCTTTTGGCTGGTTCGATCGTCGCCGGATCTGGATTCACAGCTACATCGGCGACTGTGGCGGCGGCTCGATCGGCTGGGAGCTGCTGGATGCTGCAAGCGGCAGCCGAGAGCGCGTATACTCCCACAGCAATACCGAGCCCTGCGGCGATGATGAATTGACCGGCGAAGAACACCGCGTCTGTCTGCGCGATGCCTGTCTGGACATTTCGGTCAGTCAGAAACCGGTGCAAACTGAAATCAAAATCCAGGGGACGCCTGTCGTGCGAGATGCGGGCGAGGGGCGTCTGGAAATCCAGGCGCCGCTTGATGCTGCACACCTGCCTGCGCGCCTTCCGGATCGTCTGCTGATTGTATTGAACGGACGAAGCCACAGCTTTGTCTACGAAAATGGCTCGTTGCGAGCAGTGCCGTGA
- a CDS encoding nucleotidyltransferase domain-containing protein, with the protein MPGIDQIRQRLRPVWEARGELIALWIFGSVAEGRADKQSDVDLAVLLREQLSLYDQALLAEHCMNALGREDVDLVDIRSVTPLLQHRILTRGAILFERDPVARVNFQTQALSIYFDLLPWLERAYAH; encoded by the coding sequence GTGCCCGGCATCGATCAAATCCGACAGAGACTGCGGCCGGTATGGGAGGCGCGGGGAGAACTGATTGCGCTCTGGATATTCGGTTCGGTCGCTGAAGGACGGGCCGATAAGCAATCCGATGTCGATCTGGCAGTTCTCTTGCGGGAGCAGCTGAGTCTGTACGACCAGGCTCTACTGGCCGAGCATTGCATGAACGCCCTGGGTCGCGAGGACGTCGATCTCGTAGACATACGAAGCGTAACTCCCCTCCTGCAGCATCGCATTCTGACCCGCGGCGCCATTCTCTTTGAACGAGATCCAGTGGCCCGTGTGAACTTTCAAACGCAGGCGCTCTCTATCTACTTTGACCTGCTGCCCTGGCTGGAACGGGCCTATGCCCATTGA
- a CDS encoding haloalkane dehalogenase yields the protein MEILRTPDERFSNLPGYSFEPHYLELGQLRMHYVDEGPRQGPLWLLLHGEPSWSYLYRKMIAPLAAAGFRVVAPDLIGFGKSDKPTDPSVYTYQSHLDWLRDFVLGLNLQDISMFCQDWGGLLGLRLAAEHGDRFRRIAAGNTFLPAGDTPAGEAFLAWRKFSQEVKRLPISKIISGSCVSKLSSEVIAAYNAPFPDENYKIAARKFPLLVPISEDDPAVPGNRLAWQELRRWQKPFLTLFSDSDPVTRGGDLYFRRHIPGCKKQPHTTIKDAGHFLQEDKGEEIAERLLAWDA from the coding sequence ATGGAAATACTACGCACGCCGGATGAGCGCTTCAGCAACTTGCCCGGCTACTCGTTCGAGCCGCACTATCTGGAGCTGGGTCAGTTGCGTATGCACTACGTCGACGAGGGGCCGCGCCAGGGACCGCTCTGGCTGCTCCTGCACGGCGAACCATCCTGGTCCTACCTGTATAGAAAGATGATCGCGCCGCTGGCTGCGGCTGGCTTTCGAGTTGTTGCTCCGGATTTGATTGGCTTTGGCAAGTCAGATAAGCCAACGGACCCTTCTGTATATACATATCAATCACATCTGGACTGGCTGCGCGATTTCGTACTTGGGCTGAATCTTCAAGATATTTCCATGTTTTGCCAGGACTGGGGCGGATTGCTGGGCCTGCGCCTGGCTGCCGAGCACGGCGATCGCTTTCGCCGCATTGCTGCTGGCAATACATTCCTGCCCGCAGGCGACACGCCAGCTGGCGAAGCATTTCTTGCCTGGCGCAAATTTTCTCAGGAGGTCAAGCGTCTGCCAATCAGCAAGATCATCTCCGGCAGTTGTGTGAGCAAGCTCTCCAGCGAAGTGATCGCCGCCTACAACGCCCCATTCCCCGACGAAAACTATAAGATTGCAGCGCGCAAGTTCCCGCTGCTGGTGCCGATTTCCGAGGACGATCCGGCGGTTCCCGGCAACCGTCTGGCGTGGCAGGAGTTGCGGCGCTGGCAGAAGCCCTTTCTAACGCTTTTCAGCGATAGCGATCCGGTGACGCGCGGGGGGGATCTATACTTCCGGCGCCACATACCAGGCTGCAAGAAACAGCCGCACACAACGATCAAGGATGCCGGCCATTTTCTGCAAGAAGACAAGGGCGAGGAAATTGCCGAACGCCTGTTGGCCTGGGACGCTTGA
- the recR gene encoding recombination mediator RecR: MFPALDNAVRLLSTLPGIGERSALRIAFHLLKSDRQQVAELASALTNLCDQVQFCRQCASLAQQELCELCSDPQRDASLLCVVEEPGDVYAIERTGEFKGLYHVLMGALSPLDGVGPQDLRLNELFARIESSAPAELFLATNPTLEGDATARYIQDRLRGRSLKLTRISHGIPTGAAIEYADRSALARSVRARTSLE; this comes from the coding sequence ATGTTTCCGGCCCTGGACAATGCTGTACGCCTGCTTTCTACCCTGCCCGGGATCGGCGAGCGCAGCGCTTTGCGCATCGCGTTTCATCTATTGAAAAGCGATCGGCAGCAGGTCGCCGAACTGGCAAGCGCGCTCACAAACTTGTGCGATCAGGTGCAATTCTGCCGGCAATGCGCCTCCCTGGCCCAGCAGGAACTCTGCGAACTGTGCAGCGATCCGCAGCGCGATGCCAGTTTGCTTTGCGTTGTGGAAGAGCCTGGCGACGTCTACGCCATCGAACGCACCGGCGAATTCAAGGGACTCTACCATGTGCTGATGGGCGCGCTTTCGCCGCTGGACGGCGTTGGACCACAAGATTTGCGCCTGAATGAACTCTTTGCACGTATTGAGTCCAGCGCCCCGGCTGAACTCTTTCTGGCCACCAACCCGACGCTGGAGGGCGACGCTACGGCGCGCTACATTCAGGATCGTTTGCGCGGTCGCAGCCTGAAACTGACGCGCATCTCCCACGGCATCCCCACCGGCGCAGCCATCGAATACGCCGATCGCAGCGCTCTGGCGCGCAGCGTGCGCGCTCGCACCAGCCTGGAATAG
- a CDS encoding MFS transporter, with translation MTRTSPSTSSLLFFYFNSFSTLLVANMLIYSLVLLSGDLGASHGFTGLVVMCNNLPALVFGLIAGALLDRISRMAVMFGAQCCFIVSTWALYWLHSSGILQADTRWLLILISLLNGIGLTFLIPGRLAVLANLVPEGSAGRSTIILNVLIILGFGFGPPIAGQLRQRLDWNGTLLVTAIAYLFAFATLLPVRPTEYIRGKAQNVLASFVEGLRYSWSAPLIREMIVLQMIVFMVVGPIQALVPEYARHTLGLDEAGRGGLMAALGFGLLLGGILARILHQVRHRGRVMLAAAAPMCLFLAASSSSQDWRIAAICLALAGIGGGLLGALIPSAVQVAAPDHMRGRVMGVYGMFFQLMPGVGAFFSGRAADALHGTGPGLVATGLFLAACSLAAAALLGHLRAYD, from the coding sequence ATGACCCGGACTTCGCCCTCGACAAGCTCGCTGCTATTCTTTTATTTCAACAGCTTTTCGACCCTGCTGGTCGCCAACATGTTGATCTACTCGTTGGTGCTCCTGTCCGGCGACCTGGGCGCTTCGCATGGCTTCACCGGATTGGTGGTCATGTGCAACAATCTGCCGGCGCTGGTCTTCGGCCTGATTGCCGGCGCCTTGCTCGATCGCATTTCTCGAATGGCCGTCATGTTTGGCGCACAGTGTTGTTTCATAGTTTCGACCTGGGCGCTCTACTGGTTGCATTCAAGCGGCATCTTACAAGCGGATACGCGCTGGCTGCTGATCCTGATCAGTCTGCTCAACGGAATTGGCCTGACCTTCCTGATTCCCGGGCGCCTGGCGGTGCTGGCCAATCTGGTTCCGGAGGGCAGCGCCGGTCGGTCGACGATTATATTAAATGTACTTATTATTCTGGGCTTTGGCTTTGGACCGCCAATTGCCGGACAGCTGCGGCAACGTCTGGACTGGAACGGCACGCTGTTGGTCACAGCAATTGCCTACTTGTTTGCATTTGCCACGCTGCTGCCGGTGCGTCCGACCGAGTACATCCGCGGCAAGGCTCAAAATGTCCTGGCTTCCTTTGTCGAAGGCCTGCGCTATTCCTGGAGCGCGCCCTTGATTCGGGAAATGATCGTGCTGCAGATGATTGTGTTCATGGTGGTAGGACCGATCCAGGCGCTGGTTCCAGAGTATGCGCGGCATACGCTGGGCCTCGACGAAGCGGGGCGCGGCGGACTGATGGCGGCCCTTGGTTTCGGTTTGCTGCTGGGCGGAATTCTGGCCAGGATTCTGCATCAAGTGCGCCATCGCGGACGGGTGATGCTGGCCGCCGCGGCGCCGATGTGCCTCTTTCTGGCGGCCAGCAGCAGCTCTCAGGATTGGCGTATTGCCGCCATCTGCCTGGCTCTGGCCGGCATTGGCGGCGGACTGCTAGGCGCGCTGATCCCATCGGCAGTGCAGGTAGCGGCGCCGGACCACATGCGCGGGCGCGTGATGGGAGTTTATGGAATGTTTTTCCAGCTGATGCCGGGGGTGGGCGCGTTTTTCTCAGGGCGCGCTGCGGACGCGCTGCACGGGACCGGTCCCGGGCTGGTTGCTACAGGCCTATTTCTGGCCGCCTGTTCGCTGGCAGCGGCGGCATTGCTTGGCCATCTACGCGCCTACGACTGA
- a CDS encoding DUF86 domain-containing protein, with product MPIDVAVVQRLLAVVRKNHRIVAHYRDLPRLELAAEPGRMLAIQHGLQLAIQALIDLALHIASAAGAARLERYRDAVRALSEEKIVSPEAGERLQAMVGLRNILVHGYTDVDEVRLLELVDQRLDDFITVANQIEEALKSRGLL from the coding sequence ATGCCCATTGACGTCGCCGTAGTGCAGCGGCTGCTGGCAGTAGTCCGCAAGAACCATCGGATTGTGGCGCACTATCGCGATCTGCCGCGGCTCGAGCTGGCTGCCGAACCTGGACGAATGCTTGCGATCCAGCATGGACTGCAACTGGCAATTCAGGCATTGATTGATCTGGCTCTGCACATCGCCAGCGCCGCCGGCGCGGCGCGCCTCGAACGATATCGCGATGCTGTCCGGGCCCTGTCCGAAGAGAAGATTGTTTCGCCGGAAGCTGGCGAGCGCTTGCAGGCCATGGTCGGTCTGCGCAATATTCTGGTCCACGGCTATACCGATGTCGATGAAGTTCGACTGCTGGAACTTGTCGACCAGCGCCTGGACGACTTTATTACCGTAGCCAATCAGATCGAGGAGGCTCTGAAAAGCCGCGGTCTGCTGTGA